A stretch of Arachis hypogaea cultivar Tifrunner chromosome 15, arahy.Tifrunner.gnm2.J5K5, whole genome shotgun sequence DNA encodes these proteins:
- the LOC112750357 gene encoding protein PHYTOCHROME KINASE SUBSTRATE 1-like, with protein sequence MVIIASTTANSNMHNLQNFDSNQNNNHHLRNASISSYLNTNEQQQPTFVDSSSQNFNSRKEGEPLPFLQHGIMKEEDCEIGVFEAEKYFNGAEGGEVLMSQRRKNQYHHHYYDQKKDEQKSTETGKFNNRSSNKFGTPSSVPSESSWNSQSALLQSSLKESSRLKNNKVQRNKASFLANLGCKCYCSDKDSVAISNNTSSAKKNLNPVLDTNNHHHRDSVKETNPHAEAEISLDNNKEKLLNRENALLALKKIQLQEKAEKSRKSLEVFGSPILNHCTSKSLSFDKRLVMHSSWDDDDADAVVLPKIEETDLAKRENGNYNDDDCESDASSDLFEIDSLTGKANNPFLVRPIRTSCEVISFCASPVTTCYAPSEASIEWSVVTASAFEYSAMSDCEDQRSVATLRSPARPQPKAGKEVYKRRPGMLLGCKSQKAVGVASETVKASEKLSPNSQFSRKFDNINQVARFQAETKQGKPPMQQRSHPPHASQLLCI encoded by the coding sequence ATGGTAATCATAGCATCCACTACTGCGAACAGCAACATGCATAACTTGCAAAATTTCGACTCTAATCAGAATAACAACCACCACCTCCGAAATGCTTCGATCTCTTCCTACTTGAACACCAATGAACAACAACAACCGACTTTTGTTGACTCGTCAAGCCAAAACTTCAACAGCAGAAAGGAGGGAgaacctcttccttttcttcaacatGGAATAATGAAGGAAGAAGACTGCGAAATCGGCGTCTTTGAGGCCGAAAAGTACTTTAACGGAGCAGAAGGAGGAGAGGTTCTGATGAGTCAAAGAAGAAAGAACCAATATCATCACCATTATTACGACCAGAAAAAAGATGAACAAAAATCTACGGAGACTGGAAAGTTCAACAACAGAAGCAGCAACAAGTTTGGAACACCGAGCAGCGTTCCTTCTGAATCAAGTTGGAACAGCCAAAGTGCACTGTTACAGAGTTCCTTGAAAGAATCTTCAAGACTCAAAAACAACAAGGTACAAAGAAATAAGGCTAGTTTTCTTGCAAACCTTGGATGCAAATGCTATTGTTCTGATAAAGATTCTGTTGCTATTAGCAACAACACTAGTAGCGCAAAAAAGAACTTGAATCCGGTTCTGGATactaataatcatcatcatcgtgATTCGGTTAAAGAAACTAATCCTCATGCAGAAGCAGAAATCTCGCTGGACAACAACAAAGAGAAGTTGTTGAACAGAGAAAACGCTTTATTAGCACTGAAGAAAATTCAACTTCAGGAAAAAGCAGAGAAATCAAGAAAATCATTGGAAGTGTTTGGTTCTCCAATCTTGAATCATTGCACGAGCAAGTCATTGAGCTTTGATAAAAGATTGGTAATGCATTCTTCttgggatgatgatgatgctgatgctGTTGTTCTTCCAAAAATAGAGGAAACTGATTTAGcaaaaagagaaaatggaaaCTACAACGATGATGATTGTGAGAGTGATGCAAGTTCAGATTTATTTGAAATTGATAGTCTCACAGGGAAGGCAAATAATCCCTTCCTTGTTAGACCAATTAGAACTTCTTGCGAAGTTATTTCCTTCTGTGCTAGCCCTGTCACAACGTGTTATGCGCCGAGTGAGGCTAGCATAGAATGGAGCGTGGTAACTGCGAGCGCATTTGAGTACTCGGCCATGTCTGATTGCGAAGATCAAAGGTCTGTTGCAACCCTTAGGAGTCCAGCTAGACCACAGCCGAAAGCTGGAAAAGAGGTGTATAAGCGGCGTCCGGGCATGCTGTTGGGCTGCAAGAGCCAAAAAGCAGTTGGAGTGGCCTCCGAAACCGTCAAGGCATCTGAGAAGCTGAGCCCCAACTCCCAATTTAGTCGCAAATTCGATAACATTAATCAAGTGGCAAGGTTTCAAGCAGAGACAAAGCAGGGAAAACCACCAATGCAACAACGTTCACACCCACCACATGCTTCCCAACTCTTGTGCATTTAG